The sequence below is a genomic window from Candidatus Zixiibacteriota bacterium.
TCAGCATCACCGCGGCGAGTACTATGGGCTGATTCTGTTTTCGACGGTTGGAATGATGTTTCTTTCGTCAGCCAGTGAACTAATCTCGCTCTATATAGGGTTGGAACTGACCACCATTCCGCTGTTTGTTCTGGCGGCATATTACAAAGACGACAAGATTTCAGTCGAAGCCGGATTGAAATATATGATTATCGGGGCTTTTTCCTCGGCGATACTTCTTTACGGCTTGTCGCTGCTGTACGGGATGACCGGCACCACCGATATCATCTGGATAAAAATCGAACTGGCAAAGACCTTCTTGCGCTGGGGCAAAATCGGCCCCGGCTTGATTCTCGCTTTTGTGATGATAATGGCCGGCATCGGATTCAAACTGGCGCTGGTGCCGTTTCATATGTGGGCGCCCGATGTCTATCAGGGAGCGCCGACACCGATTACGGCGTTCCTGTCGGTCGGCTCCAAAGCGGCCGGTGTGGTGGCGTTCGCCCGGATTTTTGTCAACGGCTTGATTTCGTTTGCCACCGATGTCATGCGCCCCCTCGACTGGGGCATAATCCTTGCCGTGCTGGCGTCGGCGGCAATGATTATCGGCAATATCACCGCTCTCAGGCAGCGAAATATCAAGAGGATGCTGGCTTATTCCTCCATCGCGCAAATCGGATATGTCATGGTCGGAATGGTGGCGGCAAACACGATGGGTATCGCCTCGGTCGGATTCTATATGTTCATATATCTTTTTGCCAATATGGGGGCTTTCGCCGCCGCGACTATCTTCCACGATAAAACCGGCTCCGATGGCATCATCAGTTACTCCGGTCTCTCCAAGACCTCGCCGGTCTTTGCGGCATTCCTGACTATATTTCTGCTCTCGCTTGCCGGTATTCCGCCGCTCGGCGGATTTGTCGCCAAATATCTGGTTTTCGCCGCCGGCATTCAAGCCGGTTACACCTGGCTGGTGATTCTCGCTCTTCTGACCGCGGTCGTATCGCTTTACTACTATGTCCTGGTGGTGAAGATGATGTATTTCTCATCGGAGACGCCGACTTTCCAGATAAAACCGTCTTTCCCGGCAAACCTGGTGCTTCTGCTGGGAGTGGTCGGGCTCTTTCTTTTCGGCATTTTCCCCTCGCCGATTCTCGATTTTGCTTTTGAGACGGCCAAGGTCTTTGCTTTCTAAGAGTTACCGTCATCTAATCTTGTTGACAGAATAAATCGCAATCGCTATATATTATTGGGAAGTAGCCGACGGCTAAACTGAGTCGGCGCACAAGATGTCTATATTTAGAATCATTCGCGACATTCTCCGGCGGCAATTCCTTGCCGGCGTTCTGGTGGTTGTCCCGCTTATCCTCACTTATGTGGTGCTTCGCTTTCTTTTCGAGGCGCTGGATGGCATCCTGTCGCCGCTTCTTCTCAAACTGCTCGGCATTCATATCCCGGGGCTGGGAATTCTGGCTACCTTGCTGCTCATCTTCCTGGTCGGAATCTTCACCACCAATATCATTGGCTCCACTCTGGTGAAATACTGG
It includes:
- a CDS encoding NADH-quinone oxidoreductase subunit N, with the protein product MINFNLKIMLPEIFLFLWALVVIAYDLGTRRRHSRTIGYLTMFGIAVAGVLLALYHGGLSFGSMFQSDQLAVFFKIIFLGSAFMAVGSSFDIAHHKIQHHRGEYYGLILFSTVGMMFLSSASELISLYIGLELTTIPLFVLAAYYKDDKISVEAGLKYMIIGAFSSAILLYGLSLLYGMTGTTDIIWIKIELAKTFLRWGKIGPGLILAFVMIMAGIGFKLALVPFHMWAPDVYQGAPTPITAFLSVGSKAAGVVAFARIFVNGLISFATDVMRPLDWGIILAVLASAAMIIGNITALRQRNIKRMLAYSSIAQIGYVMVGMVAANTMGIASVGFYMFIYLFANMGAFAAATIFHDKTGSDGIISYSGLSKTSPVFAAFLTIFLLSLAGIPPLGGFVAKYLVFAAGIQAGYTWLVILALLTAVVSLYYYVLVVKMMYFSSETPTFQIKPSFPANLVLLLGVVGLFLFGIFPSPILDFAFETAKVFAF